DNA from Cetobacterium ceti:
CAGGAGAAATAACATCATTTAATCCCAATTCATTTTTTAATTTCACTTCTTTAAAAATATTTAAGTCCACAGAAGTTTCACTATTTTTTCTTTTTATAAAGATTTGGAAATCTCTAACTCCAAGAGCATCTTCTATAAAATCATAGGATTTAGAAAAATCATCATATTGTAAAACTCCATAATCATTTTCTAAAAAATCTAATCCTTGAGTAATGGTATTTTTATCTAAAGTGGTTATAAAAGTAAGAGCTTTTACAATGTCCTCTTTACTATTATTTTTAAATCTTAAAACTCTCAAAATTAAATTTCCACTTAAAATATCTTTAATAGAAGAATTAAATTTATCTTCATATTTTTTTAGAATGTTATTATATAAAATACAATATTGACTTCTTTGACGTCCATCTTGCTCAGAGGCTAGAAGTTCTGTAAAAAGATCACCCTTTAAAATTTCCACAGGAGAAATATATTGAAGGGTATTATTATAAATTACACTTTGATCACTATATTCAAGAAGTTTTTTATGAAGTAGTGTAAGTGAAGATCTATTTTGTAACCATTCAGACATACTAGAAAGCATCCAAATACCAATAGGATTAAATGGATAAATACCTTCTAAAATCACAGTTTTAAACTTTTCCCAAGTGCTCCATACTTCTTTAGTTTTACTTTGAGGAAGCCATTGTAAAAAACATTGGTGAAAATCTTTATAGAAATTAATATTCTTATGAATATTTTCTTTAACCTCTTTATTAAATAGAACAATATCTTTTTTGTTAATTAGATTAGCAAATATTGTTTCTAAGTTAGAAGATAGATAAACTTTATCACTAGTATCATATCTACCAATATATCTACTTATATTAGAAGTTTTATCCACCCTAGTTAAATAGTTTTTTAAATCTGATTGGATAAATCCTAAAAATAAAATATTGTTATCTTTATTTTGTATTGTTTCAAATATTTGTTGTAAAGCTGAATTTCCTGATTTTTCAGGAAAATCTGAGGCATATTCTAAATATCTTCCAAATTCATCAAAGATAATTAGAATTTTATTAAATAAACCTCTTTCACCGCAAAGTTTATCTTCTAAAATATCTAAGATTTTTCCAGCAGAAATACCCTCATCCCAACGTATTTTATGACCATTAATTTCTAAATAAACATCATTTATAATATTAAAAATGGTTTCATCTTTTTCAAGATTAGAATTTAAATAATTATATAGATCATTATCAGTTAAATTTAAATTATATTTTTCACCATATTTTAAAAATAAACTATATTCTCTTTTGAAATTTCTCTCTAGGAAAATTCTACTAATAGAGTAGGCAGTTGTTAAATCCTTAAGGAAAGAATTATCTAAATTGTATAATTTTAAAGATTCTTGGACAGATTTTAAAATTTCATAGTTTAAATTAAAATCTTTCATTCCATTTAAAGAAATTATAAAGTTCGGTTTTTTGTTAGTAAAATCTAAAAGATTACCTATGGTTTCATCTGCATTTTTAATATTATTTATAATATAATTTTGAGTATCAGAAAACTTACTATAATTACTTAAAAGTTTTCCTAAGGTAACAGATAAATGAGATTTACCAGTACCATAACCAGCTATGGCTAACATAAATGGATTAAAATCTTCATTTGTATATAGTCTCTCATAAAGATTTTTAACAAAAGATGCAGTATCAATTAATCTTTTATCCCCCACATCTTTTTCAGTTACGCCAAAATATTTAGGTCCATGAAATACAAAACCACGACTTACTAAATCACTTTTATAATTATCGTAAAACCAATCGGCTTGAACGGCTCCATCAAAAAATAAATCTTTTTTAAAAGTAACTAAATCTTTTATTTCCACGTTAATCTCCTTAAATTAAATCAATAAGCTAAAAATTTTATCTAAGAAATCATCTGAATTTTTCAATTTCAAAATAGTAATAGGTGATAATTGTTTATTAATTTTTATAATATTTTTATCAGCTATTTTATCTAATAGATTAAACTCTTCATCTTTATTTATATGAAGACCCTCTCCCCATTTTAAATTTTCTAAATTATCTAAAGTTATTTCATTAGAGAGATTATTAAGTTCCCAATCTTTAAGTAGTGTATAGACATACATATAAAAATATGAAGAATCTATTTTATGATTTTTTTTCTCTATATTTTTTTCTATAAAATTATAGAAATTATTTTTACTTAATTCTTTTTGGTACATAGATACCCAAGAAACTAATTTTATATTTTTATTTTCAGGGTAAATATTTTCAAGTTCCTTTTCTAAATTTTCTCTAGTTAGGATATTTCTATATTTAGGGAATATATCTCTAGAAATACTTTTCCACATATGAGCTCCTAAATAATTAGATGTTAAAAAATAGTTTAAAAGTTCTATGGTAAGATTTTCAGTTAAATAACTATCCTCTTTTAAAATTAAATTTCCTAGAGAAGTTCTATTTAAGTTATATCGTTTATTTTCATATGAAAAGGTAATTAACCCCATATACAAACCATAATATATATGAGGTACAACTTTACCTGAACTTTTACCTGTGGGAATACCTGTAATTTCTGAAATCTCTTCCTTTGTTAAAAAAGAAGCCCCATCACTTATTTTTAGTATTTTAGCCAAATAGTCCTTAGAAAAACTAACGGTCTGATGAAAGTTTAAATTTATGTTTTTATTCATTAGTTTTGTAGCACTCCTTTAATGTTAAAAGTATATTATCTAGTTCCTCGGTAGGAATATATGGACTTTTTAATCTATTTAAAATACCTTCATTTGGATTTTTAAAGAACATATCACCTTTACCTAATAAGTTTTCAGCTCCAGATTCATCTAAAATTATTCTAGAAGCATTGGCATCATTTACCTTAAGAGCAATTCTAGCACTTAAGTTATTTCTAATAGTTGTAGTTATAATTTCACTTTTAGGTGTTTGAGTGGAGATAATTATATGTATACCAGCAGCCCTTGCTTTTTGAGTAATTCTTTTTAAACATTTTTCTAAATCTTCTCTATACTCTTTTTCTTCCATAAAATCAGCATATTCATCAAAAACAACTACAATTCTAGGAATTTTTTTATTAGCTATTTTATTATAAGAGGCAATATCTTTAACTCTATACTTTGCAAATTCTTTATATCTTTCATCCATTTCTTGAGTCAGTTCTTCAAGAGTTTCAATGGCATTTTCTATATCTGTTATAATTTCTCTATATAGGAAAGGTGAATCATTATACATTCCCATCTCTACATATTTAGGATCTATAAATATAAATTTAACTTCATCTGGAGTATAGTTACTCATAATATTAATGATTATAGAGTTTAATAATACAGATTTTCCTCCACCAGAAGCACCAGCTACTAAAAGGTGAGTAGTATTAGAATCAGATAAATCTACCCAAATAGGTTTACCCTCTTCATTAATACCTAGAATAAATTTTAAAGAATCTTTAAAATCCTCTTCTAAAGGTAAAATATCTTCTAAACGGATTATTCCCTGTTCTTTTCTTGGAATATCAATGGATACAAAACCATCTTTATCAGGGAAAATATGAGGATTTTTATCTAATCGAAGGTTTAATTTTAAATCTATAGCCTTTTTTTGAATATCTACAAAACTAGTTGAAGTAGGTAATTTTATACGAAGTCTAATAATACTTGGTCCAATTAGAAAATCTCCTGGATCAACTTCACATTTTTTGTCGTTATAGAATTTACAAAGTTTAATTAGCATTTCATTGGCATATTCTCTTTCTAACTCTAAATGTTCTATATTATTATTAGGTAATAGAGCATTTTTTATTCTATTTTTAATTTCCCTATCATAGGTTGTATTTTTAATTTCTTCAGCTACCATAGTTGGAATCACCTTTTCCTTTCTTTCTTCTTCTTCTAGAACTTCGATTTTAAATTTTCCAAAAATATTTTTTGGAAATTCATAATGAGTAATAGGAAAATCTGTACTTATAAGAGAAGTTTCTCTTTTTTCAAAATCATCTCCATTTAACCAATAGGTATATACAGAGCCTTTCCAATTAATTTCAAACTCACCATTTAAAATTAAAAATAATTCTTCAGTTAATTTTGTATAATCTTCATCGTTATTAGTGCTCATACAGTAAACAAAGGCCTTATAAAGTTGTAATAACCAATATCTTTTTTCAAGATTTTTTATTTTAGGATCAAAATTTTTAATAAGAGCAGAATAACCAGCCTTTATTTGATCACTTGCTTTATTTATATGAACTTGATTTTTTTTAGCCACTTTACACTCTATAATATTACAAGTTAAATATAATTTGTTATCTTTAAATTCATAGGTAATACCTAAATAGTCAGGGCGATTATCTACTCCATTAAACCAGTGAGTATATAAATCAAGAGGGATTAGACCCCAATTTTTTTCATTTTTTTCCATTTCCATATAGGTCATTAAATATCCTATATAATTATTAATTTGAGTATTATCAAGGCTCATGGTTTTTAATATATTAATACCATCAAGTTTATGTATATAATCAAAACAATTTTTTAAAATATTATCTATAGATCCTTCAGTATATTTTAAATTAGAAAAAAGATGTGTTATTCTATTTTCTAATTTATTTTTAATATTTTCCAATTGGTTTCTACCTGCACCAATGACAATATTAAGTTCTCCTGAATTACCTTTTCCTGTGGCAATACTTAAAATATCCCAAGAATCAAGAGCTTGTAAAAGTTGTTTATCAATTCCCTTGTCCATAGAAACAATCCAGTTTCCTTTTTTCTTAATTTCTGATAGGATAACTTTCATGGAATCCTTTAATTTAAATTCCTTTAAAAGGGATTTTTCAAGTTCTACAGAGGAATTAATATTATTTTTATATTTATTTATAAGCTTTGAATGAAGAGTTGCCACTTGAAATTGATTTTGAGTAATTTCAATTTCTCTTTTAAAGTTACTACTGTTAAATGGAAGTGGTTTATATACCATAGGAAATTTATTTTCAAGACCATCAATTTGAATTTTCTGAACTTCACTAAATTTCAAATCAGAATCTGTTAAAGCCTCAGAAATGAAAATAATGTCCATATCTTCTGGTAAATAGGAGTTTAAATTACTGTTTAAATTATCTAAATCACAGTGGGTTGTATAATAAACCTGAATTTGTAATTTTTTAAATTTATCACAAAGGGCATTGATCCAATGGACGAAATAACTTTTTCCACCTATATTTTCCTCTTTTATGTAAATATATAGAGAAATATTAATTTCTAAATCTAAAATATTATTAATATCCCAAATACATTTAACAATAGGTTCTAATTCTTCAGGATTAATAAATCCTAATTTTAGACCATCCATAGAACTAGGAAATATATCTATATATTTTTGTACAATATCTTGGAAATATTTAGATTTTTCAGAGGCTGATAAATCAGAATCATTATCCTCTGTGAGAGCATTTTCTCTTTTTAAAATACTGTTAAAATCTAAACGTTTTTCAAGGGCATCATTTTCTTTAAAAGGTGTCATTAAAGAATAATTTCCAAAGGATTTTTTAGTTATTAAATAGGAATCCTTTCCTAAAAGAATATCTAAGGTTGAATCTATAGTTGTTAAGTTTGTAATTTTATCCATAGGAGAATTATCTTCTAAGGCATCTTTTATAAAAATTAGTCTTTCAGAAAGTTTTTCTAAAAGAGCAGGATGCAAAGGAGAGGTTAAAGCATTTGTAGGAACCTCGTCTCTTAAAAGAGATTTATAATTATTTACATAGGTAAAAGCATAAAGGAAAATTCTAAAAAATTCTTTTTTCTCCATTTCACTAGCTTCTATGGGTTCTTTTAGACATAAATTTAGAATTTTTTTATATTTATTAATATAATCTAAAATAAGGTTATTATTAACTAAATTATAAAAGCCTAAATAAATTAAATCATTTATAAGTGAAAATGTCATTTTTCCAAAATGAGTTAAATCATCCTCTAAAAATTCAGGAATATTATGAGATTCTAAAATATTATATGAATTATTACTTTGATTTTTTTCAATAAAGTTAAAAAATTCATTACCATCATTGCTATTTTGACTGAGATTATCGATTTTTTCCATTTCAAATATTGGAATATAAAAGCTCCCCTTAGCTTTTATTTTTTCTAGAAAATCCTCTGTAAATTGAGAAAAATTCATAAACCAAGAATCTAAACTTGTAAATTTCCATTGGAATTTATATAGAATTCTATTTTCTTCAACATCTTCAATAATAATATTTATATCTAAATGGGAATAGGATTTACTAGGAGACAATTTTGTGATTATTTTTTTCTCTTTTAAAATATGTAAATCATCTATTTCAAAAAATTCCTCTTTTTCATAATAGTTTATTGGAAATTGAAAAAGTTCACTTTTATTAATAAATGTTTTTAATCCCTTTATATTTTTACAAAGATTATTCCAAAAATTATAGATTGTATTTTCTTTTTCCTCTCCATCACCGCAATTGGCAACACCAACTTCTGTAATATCTATATAAATATTAGAAATATCTAGAGATTCATCTTTGTTGCTTAAATAATTTTTTAATCCTTGATTAATGGCTTCATAAAATACAAAAATAGGTTCTCCCTTTAAATAAATTGTCTTATCAATTGTTTTACTTTTAGGAGTTGTAATTTTTAGATCCAATATATTTTTAATAATATTAAAATCAACTTGAAATAAATTTTCTTTAATAACTTCTATATTTCTTCCTACAATGTAATTAATTAAATCAGAGGATAAATCTTCATAGGAATAGTAGGGAGAAAAATCTTCCTCACTTTTATATTCTTCTATTTTTTTTTGAAATTTAGCCAGTTGAGGTTTGCTTAAATTTCTAAACATTTTTCTTTCTTTAAAGTTAATAGCAGTTTCTAATTCCTTAATTTTATTTTTATTTTTTAAATGAGTTCTACTTAAGGTTTTTGAAAAAGAGAAATTAGGAATACCCCACCACTCATAAAGGGAAGAAAAAAGTTTTTCAATTAATTTATCCATAGTAAAAAATTCCTTTTCATTTAAAGAATCTACAAAGGAACTAATTTTAAAAATATTTTTAGGATATACAGAAAAAATTGTTCTATAGAATGAATCTATAATTTTTTCATTTCCAGCTAAGATTTTAGAGAATTTTTCTTCAAAAATTTTATGATAATTTTCTTTGATATTTAAGTCTAAAGTTTCAGGCGTAATTTTAAAGAAATCTTCTAGTCCACCTCTGTCTTCAATTTCCTCTGTTCCTAAAAGAAGAACAAGGGAAGAATTTAAAATAATTTCATTTCTCCAAAGGGTCATTTGATTATATGTATCCACCCAATTTTTTTCAATAAAGGAATTAATAATTTCTTTAGGAGAATCCTCCTTAAAATATTCAAATTTATTTTTAGAAAGTTTAATAAGTAATTGAATATTATTTTCCTTAGAAAAATTTTCTAAAATATTTCCCAATTGAAAATAAAAATCTAAGGAATTAAAATTTTCTAAACGGATTAATGTTTTTCCATTCTTATTTTGAGATAATTGCTCTTGTATTAAAGCAGTAACAGTATCTATATAATAATTCATAGGTCATTACACTCCTCGATGTTATCATAGGGATTTTCTACAATAGATGTTGCATCGGATAAATCACGTAAAAATCCAATTTTTTTTAGAAGTTCTTGAAAAGCATATTTATTTTTATGGAAATATCCAGCTAATTCCCTATCTAAGTTATTTTCTTTTAAATATTTTTCCCCATGGAAGGAACCTATAACAATTCCAAATTTATCATAGAGTTTATCTAAAAATGTATGAAATTCCATTTTTTCATTGGGTTTCACAATGGATAAAACTAAAAATTTAATTAAATTTTCAGAGAGAGTCATTCTCATATTAGCTCCCTTTATTGGAATGATAAAACCAATTTCTTTTCCTAATTTTCTAATTAAGTTTATAGAGTGTTTTTTACCCTCTTTTAAACTAGAAATAAACTTATCATTTGTATCTTTTTTAATATTTGATTTTAAAATATCTTCGATGGAATTTTCAAAATCATCATAGGAATTTACAGCTAATTTTTTTACAGTGGAATCATTGGCAATATCTAAAACCCATAGAGGAAGTTTAGATGTTTTTTCAAGAGCTCTTTCGTGTAACATTCTAAAAATTTGTAGCATCATTCCATGAGCAAATAATTCTAATTTTTTAAAGTTATCAATATTACATGAAAGAAGATTTATAAGTTCATTTACAGATTCAATTCCTCTTTTTTTATAAATATTAGGGATAAAATATAAGCTTCCATTGGATAAAAGATCTGTATAATTATCAGGATTAAGATATTCTTCCCAAATATTTTCTAAAAAATTTGTTAAATTACTTAAATATTTATTATTTAAAAGGGTATTTAATAGTTTTTCCAAATGAAGTTTTCTATTTAAATCATTATTTAATCCAAGAAAAATATGTAAATAATAGATCTCTCCTCCTCGAGCTAAAAAAGCATGTTGAGTGGTATTAAAAGTTGTTTCGCACTCAGTAGGACTTTTATCTGAATTAGAGAATAAAGTATGTAAAGATTTACGGTTGTCCTTATTACCTATAGTTTCAGAAAATATCATTTCAGGAACTAAGGGTAAAAGAGATTGGGCATACCAAGATCTAGTTTTTAAAACAGCAGAAAATCCATATAAAAATTCTTGGATAATATCTTCTATATTTTCATTTTGAGAAGATTGTATATGTTTATTTAGTTCTATTTTAAATTGTTCATAAAATAAATTATCAATTTCATATTTTGTATCGCTTTTAGAGTTTTTATAAAATATAAATCGTTTTAACCCTACCCTAGGATTAGGAAAATATCTAAATTCTTCACTATTAAAGTTATGAAATTTAAAGCACAGTTCCTTGTTATCTTTTTCTTTTCTAGAAACAAATACAAGTAAAAATTCTAATAAATATTCATAAAGAGTTTGATCCCCATAGATTCTATTTCCAAAGGCAGGAATAGAAGGATTTATTTCTTCAGGTACTGGTTCTTTACGATTAAAGTATTCCTTATTAGATTCCATTATTACAGTTTCCCCCTTTTAATCCACAATAATTGTATTTTCGTCATTATCAATAGTCATTTCAATAACCTTAGATCCTTTATTGGTTAAAATTAAAAATTGCATATTTTCGTCTTCATCATATTTATATAAATTTAAAATTTTAAATTTAATTTTATCTATTCCGTTATTAAGCTGAGGATCAACATTTGTATTTATAATTCCATTTTTTAAATTGGTAAAATATTCAATAATAGGTAAATTTAAAGGTATTTTAGTATTAGTGTCCTTAAGGTTTATAAATAAGTGTCCAAAATCTCTATTATTAAAAAGATCTTTTTTTATATCATGAATAATTTTTACTTTTCTTTTGTCAAGTTCACCAAGAATAAGTTGAATATTTTGTATGTACTCTCCATCTCTTTTTAAAGTTAGATAGATTGAATTTTCTCTTTTCATTGTAAAACCAGTATAGAGTTTAAAAAGTCCCTCTTTAATAATTTTTTCCAATTCATTTTTTTCCTTTATAGGAAAATCACAATTGTATTTGCTATCTATATACATAGAAAAATTATTGGAAAAAATAGAATTATAAAAGGATATTTCCTCTTCTTTATTGAAATTGTTAAAAAAGAAAAGGGCTCTTCTAATAAATTTTCTAGAAATTTTACTTTTTTCAAATATTTCTTCCCTAGTCGAATCGACACTGTTATTTAGTTGCTTCACCCAATAATCTTTAATATTTAAAGAATCTATGAAATTATCAAAGGAAGAATCAATAAATATATAATCTTCCTTATAAATTTTTTTTCCATCTAAATTCATAGAAATAAGTTTTTCTATACCTTTAATCTGTTTAGCATCATTATTTATAGAATCACCATTGTATCCAAAAAAGTTGTTAAAAATATTATGATAAAGAAAATCCTTATTAAATGAATTTTCTAAATTATAATTACATGTAATCGAATATGTTATATGGGCAATAATTTGTCTTAAAGTAAATCTATCCCCTCTTTCGTAGGCATTTCTATAAAAATTAGTTATAAAGGAAGAAACTTTATATAAATTTTCATTTATTAATTTTAAGTTATTAAATATAAATGAATTTTTATGATTATCTTCTATATCTTCTAAAAATTTATTTTGAGAAATATTTTTTAGAAATTCATAGATAAAATCTGTATTATCTAATTTAGCTATATTAATAATCATAATTTTATAGGGAATATTTTTTAAAAACTTACCATCATTTAAATCCATTCTTTCTAAAATATCATTTTCAATATCTTCTTTATTTAAAACTTCTTTTAAAACTCTAATAAGTGGTCCCGTATTAGAAATTATAATAGAACTCCCATATATTAAGGAAGTTTCTAAGCCCTTCTCCATAAGAGAGTTTTGTTCCTGTCTATCAAGTTCACTCATATCTTTAATATACATTAAGGGTTTATTATCTAAGGTTACTGTTGCAAATTTTTCTAGAGGAGTTTTCTCTTTTATTTCTCCAATAGATTTTAGAAGTTGGTATAAAAGAGATGTTTTACCATCTCCAGCATGTCCTGTTAAAATAATAGTAAGGTTTTCTTCTTTTAATTTATTTAAAAGAAAATCTCCTAGTGGTCTTTTAACCATAATATCTGAATAAAAATTATTTAGTATTTGATTTTCTGCAATGGCATTTTTATTATTTCCACTTGCATTGTGAAGAGAATTTAAATAGTTAATAAAATCATTAAAGTACATAAAACATATTCTCCTTTATAAATTATAAAATTTCATTTAAAGTATCATCTAAGATCTCAAAATCAGAGGAAGAATTAAAATATCCTATAGACATTCTAATTGTGCCTCCAGAAGAAATGGTATTCATATGTATATGAGCTAAGGGAGCACAGTGAAGACCTACTCGAACAGCTATATCATAAGTGTTTAATAATTTTTCAATTTCTTGAGGAGTGTGATTACAACTAGTAAGAGAAATAATACCAATATTATTTTCCTTAGGAGATAAAATTTTTAAGTCATAATCATAATTTTCTAAAGTTTCATATAGAAAATTGAAATTTTCATATTTTTTTTTGCAAATATTTTCAATCCCAATTTCTAGAAGTTCCTTTGTAGAAAGATATAAACCAATTATTCCAAGAGTATTTGGACTTCCAGCTTGAAACTTTTCAGGAATATCTTTAGGCATATTTATTTCTTCTGATTTAATACCTGTTCCCCCATGCAACAAAGGATTTAAATGAATAGATTTATTGTAAATATATCCACCTATTCCACTAGGTCCATATAGGTTTTTATGACCTGCAAATATTATAAAATCAGAAAGAGGAGTAATTGTAGAAAAATCTAAAACACCTCCTGTTTGAGCACCATCTAAAATATTGATAGAATTATATTTTTTACCTAAAGAAAATATTTCTTCAATAGGAATAATATTTCCAAAAACATTAGAGGCGTGGGTGCATATTATTAAATCAGGTTTTTTACTCATAAAATTTAAGATTAATTCATCTTTTTTTAGTTGGAAATTATCAAATGGAATAGTTTCTATATTAAAATTATTATTTTTTTCAATATCTTTTAACACTCTATATATTGAATTATGTTCAAAGGGTGATATATAGATGTTTTTTATATTAGAAAAGTCAAGGCCTCTTAAAATTTCATTAGCTGAAAAAGTAGCAGATGAATTTATAATAACCTCAAAGGAGGAAGGGACAGAAAATATTTTTTTAATATTTTCTTTAAGATTAGAAAAAATATTACTTAATTGAAGACTTTCAGGACAGTGATTCCTAGAAAAATTAGTTCCAAATTTTTCATAAAGCGTCATAGTATCTCTATATAAACTTTTCATTTTAGGAAAAGTTGTAGCAGCATTATCAAAATAAATCATTTTAAATTATCCTTTCATTAATTATATTAAAAAAAAATTAAATAACATAACTTATCATTTCTATATTATAATTTTTTAATAAAAAAAACAAATTAAAAATTATTTATTTTTTGAACAAATTGTAGTAACCTATTGATGAAGAAGAAAAGTAAATAATATGGGAGGCAATTGTGGAAAAGATAATTGGTTTTATAGGTGCAGGAAATATGGGAAGTGCTATGGCTGGTGGAATGATAAGTTCAGGGTTAATAAAAAAAGAAAATATCATATTTTCTGATATAAATGAAGAAGCTTTGGAAAAAATAAATAAAAATTTAGGTGTTGAGACTACAACTGATAATATAAGAGTTGCAGATAAAGCAGATATAATTATATTAGCTGTGAAGCCTAATTTATATAAAACAGTAATAGACGAGATTAATGATTCTATTAAGGATAATAGTATAATA
Protein-coding regions in this window:
- a CDS encoding FtsK/SpoIIIE domain-containing protein; this translates as MNYYIDTVTALIQEQLSQNKNGKTLIRLENFNSLDFYFQLGNILENFSKENNIQLLIKLSKNKFEYFKEDSPKEIINSFIEKNWVDTYNQMTLWRNEIILNSSLVLLLGTEEIEDRGGLEDFFKITPETLDLNIKENYHKIFEEKFSKILAGNEKIIDSFYRTIFSVYPKNIFKISSFVDSLNEKEFFTMDKLIEKLFSSLYEWWGIPNFSFSKTLSRTHLKNKNKIKELETAINFKERKMFRNLSKPQLAKFQKKIEEYKSEEDFSPYYSYEDLSSDLINYIVGRNIEVIKENLFQVDFNIIKNILDLKITTPKSKTIDKTIYLKGEPIFVFYEAINQGLKNYLSNKDESLDISNIYIDITEVGVANCGDGEEKENTIYNFWNNLCKNIKGLKTFINKSELFQFPINYYEKEEFFEIDDLHILKEKKIITKLSPSKSYSHLDINIIIEDVEENRILYKFQWKFTSLDSWFMNFSQFTEDFLEKIKAKGSFYIPIFEMEKIDNLSQNSNDGNEFFNFIEKNQSNNSYNILESHNIPEFLEDDLTHFGKMTFSLINDLIYLGFYNLVNNNLILDYINKYKKILNLCLKEPIEASEMEKKEFFRIFLYAFTYVNNYKSLLRDEVPTNALTSPLHPALLEKLSERLIFIKDALEDNSPMDKITNLTTIDSTLDILLGKDSYLITKKSFGNYSLMTPFKENDALEKRLDFNSILKRENALTEDNDSDLSASEKSKYFQDIVQKYIDIFPSSMDGLKLGFINPEELEPIVKCIWDINNILDLEINISLYIYIKEENIGGKSYFVHWINALCDKFKKLQIQVYYTTHCDLDNLNSNLNSYLPEDMDIIFISEALTDSDLKFSEVQKIQIDGLENKFPMVYKPLPFNSSNFKREIEITQNQFQVATLHSKLINKYKNNINSSVELEKSLLKEFKLKDSMKVILSEIKKKGNWIVSMDKGIDKQLLQALDSWDILSIATGKGNSGELNIVIGAGRNQLENIKNKLENRITHLFSNLKYTEGSIDNILKNCFDYIHKLDGINILKTMSLDNTQINNYIGYLMTYMEMEKNEKNWGLIPLDLYTHWFNGVDNRPDYLGITYEFKDNKLYLTCNIIECKVAKKNQVHINKASDQIKAGYSALIKNFDPKIKNLEKRYWLLQLYKAFVYCMSTNNDEDYTKLTEELFLILNGEFEINWKGSVYTYWLNGDDFEKRETSLISTDFPITHYEFPKNIFGKFKIEVLEEEERKEKVIPTMVAEEIKNTTYDREIKNRIKNALLPNNNIEHLELEREYANEMLIKLCKFYNDKKCEVDPGDFLIGPSIIRLRIKLPTSTSFVDIQKKAIDLKLNLRLDKNPHIFPDKDGFVSIDIPRKEQGIIRLEDILPLEEDFKDSLKFILGINEEGKPIWVDLSDSNTTHLLVAGASGGGKSVLLNSIIINIMSNYTPDEVKFIFIDPKYVEMGMYNDSPFLYREIITDIENAIETLEELTQEMDERYKEFAKYRVKDIASYNKIANKKIPRIVVVFDEYADFMEEKEYREDLEKCLKRITQKARAAGIHIIISTQTPKSEIITTTIRNNLSARIALKVNDANASRIILDESGAENLLGKGDMFFKNPNEGILNRLKSPYIPTEELDNILLTLKECYKTNE
- a CDS encoding aminotransferase class V-fold PLP-dependent enzyme, producing MIYFDNAATTFPKMKSLYRDTMTLYEKFGTNFSRNHCPESLQLSNIFSNLKENIKKIFSVPSSFEVIINSSATFSANEILRGLDFSNIKNIYISPFEHNSIYRVLKDIEKNNNFNIETIPFDNFQLKKDELILNFMSKKPDLIICTHASNVFGNIIPIEEIFSLGKKYNSINILDGAQTGGVLDFSTITPLSDFIIFAGHKNLYGPSGIGGYIYNKSIHLNPLLHGGTGIKSEEINMPKDIPEKFQAGSPNTLGIIGLYLSTKELLEIGIENICKKKYENFNFLYETLENYDYDLKILSPKENNIGIISLTSCNHTPQEIEKLLNTYDIAVRVGLHCAPLAHIHMNTISSGGTIRMSIGYFNSSSDFEILDDTLNEIL